A window of Streptomyces sp. NBC_01241 genomic DNA:
CAGTTCGCGGACTGGGGAGTCGACTACCTCAAGTACGACAACTGCAACAACCAGGGCGTCGACGCGAAACAGCGCTACACGACGATGCGGGACGCGCTCGCGGCGACCGGCCGCCCCATCGTCTACAGCATCTGCGAATGGGGCCAGAACAAGCCCTGGGAATGGGCCGGCGAGCTCGGCAACCTCTGGCGCACGACGGGCGACATCAACGACAGCTGGGGCAGCATGCTGTCGATCATGAAGCAGAACCTTCCCCTCGCGGCCGCCGCGGGCCCCGGGCACTGGAACGACCCGGACATGCTGGAGGTCGGCAACGGCGGCATGACGGACACCGAGTACCGTACCCACTTCTCCATGTGGTCCGTGATGGCGGCGCCGCTGCTCATCGGTTCCGATCTGCGCACGGCGAGCCCGGAAACCTTCGAGATCCTCTCCAACCACGAGGTCATCGCGGTCGATCAGGATCCGCTGGGCAAGCAGGGCGTCGTGGTCTCCTCCAATGGCGGGCGCTGGGTCGTCGCCAAGGAGATGAAGGACGGCAGCCGGGTCGTGGCGCTCTTCAACGAGACCGGGTACGCGCAGCGCATCTCGACGACCGCGAAGGAGGCGGGTCTGCCGGAGGCCGACGCGTACACGATGCGCGACCTGTGGCAGCACACGACGTACAACACGGCGGGCGGCATCTCCGCGACCGTGCCGGCGCACGGCACGGTACTGCTGCGCACAGCCGCCGACAGCAAGTGGGCCGCCAACCCGCCGGCCGTGGAACTCGGTCTGAACGGCAGCCCGTTCGTGGAGGCCGGCCGCGACGCGTCGCTGACGACGTCGGTCACCGATCTGGGCCGTACGCCTGCCAAGAACGTCTCCACGGCGCTCACCGGCCCGTCGGGCTGGCAGATCAAGGCCCTGTCGCCGACCGGCACCGGCGTCGTGCCCACCGGCCGTGCGCTGACCACACGCTGGCAGGTGACGCCTCCCGCGGGCACAGCCACCGGTACGTACGATCTGAAGCTCAGCGCCGAGTACCGGTCTCCGACCGGGACGCGCGTGCAGACCTCGGTGCCGTTCCAGGCGCGTGTGGTGGTGGCGCCCCCGGCGGGCAGCAGCTACCTGAGCGATCTGCCGCAGCTCTCCGCGTCCAACGGCTGGGGCCTGGTCGAACAGGACACCAGCAACGGTGAGAGCCAGGCGGGGGACGGCAATCCGATCACCATCGGCGGCACGGTCTTCGCCAAGGGGCTCGGTGTGCATGCCGACAGCGCCGTCGAGTACTACACCGGCGGGGCGTGCGGCGCCGTGACGGCCCAGGTCGGGGTCGACGACGAGACGGGGACCAAGGGCACGGTCGTCTTCGAGGTCTGGGCCGACGGTACGAAGGTGGCGTCCACCGGCGTACTGACCAATGCGATGTCCGCGCAGCCGCTCTCGGCGGATGTGAGCGGCGCGCAGATGGTCCGTCTGGTGGTCACCGACGGCGGGGACGGCATCGATTTCGACCACGCGGACTGGGCGGACCTGCGGATCTCCTGCTGACGGAAGCGTCTGGCCGGACGACCGACGCGGCGTCGCGGTCGCGGCCCCATCGCGTCTTCGGACGTCGGACGGCCCCCGGGACCGAGTCCCGGGGGCCGTCCGGCGCTTCTCGCCGCGCGGTCAGGCGCGAACAGCCGCGGCCCCGCCCGGCCCCACCCGCGCCGCCGCGGCCGCCGCGCCCACCAGCCCCGCGTCGGTGCCCATCACCGCCGGGGCCACCGTGAGGTGCTGGACGAAGGAGAGCGTGGCGTACCGGCGCAGGGCACGGCGCAGTGGAGCGAACAGGATGTCGCCCGCGCCGGCGACTCCCCCGCCGATCACCGCGATGTCGATCTCGACGAGCGTGGCCGTGGCGGCGATCCCGGCAGCCAGCGCCTGCGCGGCACGCTCGAACGAGGCGATGGCGATACGGTCCCCGGCCCGCGCGGCGGCGGCCACGGCAGCGGCCGAGGCGTCGCCGTCCGGTCCGGGCCGCCAGCCGGTCTCCAGCGCCCGGCGGGCGATGTTCGGTCCGCTGGCGATGCGTTCGACGCAGCCGCGCGAACCGCACGGGCACGGGTCGCCGTCCAGATCCACGCTGATGTGGCCGATGTGCCCGGCGTTGCCCGTGGGGCCGGGGTGCAGCTTTCCGCCGAGGACGAGTCCGCCGCCCACACCGGTCGAAACGACCATGCACAGCGCGTTGTCGTAGCCGCGGGCCGCGCCCAGCCAGTGCTCGGCCGCCGTCATCGCGACGCCGTCGCCGACGAGTTCGACGGGCAGTCCGCCGACCGCCTTGCCGACGCGCTCCACCAGCGGGAAGTCGCGCCAGGCGGGGACGTTGACGGGGCTGACCGTGCCGGACGCGGCGTCCACCGGGCCCGCGCTGCCGATGCCGACAGCCGTCGCCCGTCCCCACAGCGGTGAGCCGGACAGCTCGGCCAGGACCTCCGTCACGGCCCCCATCACCGTCTCGGCGCTCTCCCGGGCGGGCGTCGGCCGCTGCGCCCGTACGAGAAGCGCGCCGCCGCCGTCCACCAGCGCGGCGGCGATCTTGGTTCCGCCGATGTCCAGCGCGGCGACGAGGTCGGTATGCATCGGTGTGGCTCCGTGATGAGTCGGGTACGGGACCTGCGGCTTCAGTAGGCAGTCTGCCCAGTCTCCATTCAGCTGACAACGTTGTCCAGGGCCTATGCTCGACGCCACAGCCTCCGGCCTCTCCGCAGCACCGTTCGCGGGCCCGCCGGACCACCCGCAGCCGACGACAGGACAGCGCACCGTGGCCGAGACCGCCCGTCACTCCGAGACCCGTTACGGCAACCGGCCGACCATGAAGGATGTGGCCGCTCGCGCCGGAGTGGGCCTCAAGACGGTCTCCCGTGTGGTCAACAGCGAGCCGGGGGTCACGCCGGACACCGAACGCCGGGTCCAGGAGGCCATCGAGGCGCTCGGCTTCCGCCGCAACGACAGCGCGCGCGTGCTGCGCAAGGGCCGCACCGCCTCCATCGGGCTCGTCCTGGAGGATCTCGCCGACCCGTTCTACGGGCCCCTGAGCCGCGCGGTGGAGGAGGTCGCCCGGGCGCACGGCGCCCTGCTCATCAACGGGTCGAGTGCCGAGGACCCGGAGCGTGAGCAGGAGCTGGTCCTGGCCCTGTGCGCGCGCCGGGTGGACGGTCTCATCGTGATCCCGGCCGGCGACGACCACCGCTATCTGGAGCCGGAGATAAGGGCGGGCGTCGCCACCGTCTTCGTGGACCGCCCGGCGGGCCGGATCGACGCCGACATGGTTCTCTCCGACAGCTTCGGCGGCGCCCGCGAGGGCGTCGCGCATCTGATCGCGCACGGCCACCGCCGGATCGGCTTCATCGGCGACCAGCCGCGCATCCACACCGCCACCGAGCGGCTGCGCGGCTACCACGCGGCCATGGCGGACGCCGGGACGGCGGTGAAGGACTCCTGGGTCTCCCTCGGCTCGACGGCCCCGGACCGGGTCCGGGCCGCGGCCGAGGAGATGCTGTCCGGCCCCGAGCCCGTCACCGCACTGTTCGCGGGCAACAACCGGGTGACGGTGACGGCGGTACGCGTCCTCGCGGAGCAGGAACGACGGATCGCCCTGGTCGGCTTCGACGACATCGAGCTGGCCGACCTGCTCGGCATCACCGTCATCTCCCAGGACGCCGCGGCCGTGGGCCGGACGGCGGCCGAGCACCTCTTCCGCCGGCTGGACGGCGCGGACGACGCGCCGGCGCGGGTGGAACTGCCGACGTCACTCATCGCC
This region includes:
- a CDS encoding NPCBM/NEW2 domain-containing protein, which gives rise to MRHLPTRTTRTDRRGLIGALLAGLLCAAGATGPAVADSPAPAPAPAPRAGNSLALTPPMGFNNWNSTHCRAEFNESMVKGIADIFVEKGLKDAGYEYVNLDDCWAKPQRNADGKLEADPQRFPNGIKAVADYVHSKGLKIGIYTSAGTKTCDSVGLPGALGHEYSDARQFADWGVDYLKYDNCNNQGVDAKQRYTTMRDALAATGRPIVYSICEWGQNKPWEWAGELGNLWRTTGDINDSWGSMLSIMKQNLPLAAAAGPGHWNDPDMLEVGNGGMTDTEYRTHFSMWSVMAAPLLIGSDLRTASPETFEILSNHEVIAVDQDPLGKQGVVVSSNGGRWVVAKEMKDGSRVVALFNETGYAQRISTTAKEAGLPEADAYTMRDLWQHTTYNTAGGISATVPAHGTVLLRTAADSKWAANPPAVELGLNGSPFVEAGRDASLTTSVTDLGRTPAKNVSTALTGPSGWQIKALSPTGTGVVPTGRALTTRWQVTPPAGTATGTYDLKLSAEYRSPTGTRVQTSVPFQARVVVAPPAGSSYLSDLPQLSASNGWGLVEQDTSNGESQAGDGNPITIGGTVFAKGLGVHADSAVEYYTGGACGAVTAQVGVDDETGTKGTVVFEVWADGTKVASTGVLTNAMSAQPLSADVSGAQMVRLVVTDGGDGIDFDHADWADLRISC
- a CDS encoding ROK family protein, with the translated sequence MHTDLVAALDIGGTKIAAALVDGGGALLVRAQRPTPARESAETVMGAVTEVLAELSGSPLWGRATAVGIGSAGPVDAASGTVSPVNVPAWRDFPLVERVGKAVGGLPVELVGDGVAMTAAEHWLGAARGYDNALCMVVSTGVGGGLVLGGKLHPGPTGNAGHIGHISVDLDGDPCPCGSRGCVERIASGPNIARRALETGWRPGPDGDASAAAVAAAARAGDRIAIASFERAAQALAAGIAATATLVEIDIAVIGGGVAGAGDILFAPLRRALRRYATLSFVQHLTVAPAVMGTDAGLVGAAAAAARVGPGGAAAVRA
- a CDS encoding LacI family DNA-binding transcriptional regulator translates to MAETARHSETRYGNRPTMKDVAARAGVGLKTVSRVVNSEPGVTPDTERRVQEAIEALGFRRNDSARVLRKGRTASIGLVLEDLADPFYGPLSRAVEEVARAHGALLINGSSAEDPEREQELVLALCARRVDGLIVIPAGDDHRYLEPEIRAGVATVFVDRPAGRIDADMVLSDSFGGAREGVAHLIAHGHRRIGFIGDQPRIHTATERLRGYHAAMADAGTAVKDSWVSLGSTAPDRVRAAAEEMLSGPEPVTALFAGNNRVTVTAVRVLAEQERRIALVGFDDIELADLLGITVISQDAAAVGRTAAEHLFRRLDGADDAPARVELPTSLIARGSGELPPA